DNA sequence from the Oxalobacteraceae sp. CFBP 8761 genome:
GGTCGAATACCTGAAGTCCAACGGTGTGCGGCCGAAGGTCATCGAGCGCGTTTTGCTCGAGCCCGAACGGCGCCGCGCACTGGCGTAATCCGCACAGGGGTACGCGCGCTGTCAAGGGTGCCGGCACCTTTGTCAGGGGCTATTTTGCAGTTGTCACCGTCGTTGCCTTCCCAATAGGCAAATTGTTGAAAGCCGCCCCGCAGGCCATGTTCAGCGTGTCAAGCCCCCGCTTTTCCACATAGTTATTCACAGACTTTGTGGATATCCAAAACAGTTTATTTTTCCATGGCCTGGCGCTGGGACGGTAATTCGCGCCCGATGTCAGGCGTGGGCAGGGCGCGCGGACGGGCGATTTAGCGCTTGTGGTTTGGTACTGGATAAATGTACAGTATCGCTTTCTCCGTCTGCCATACCATGACCACCGCCACCGCCGAGCCTGCCATTGAGGACCCGTTCGCCAGCCTGAATCCAGAGCAGCGCGCCGCGGTCGAGCATGACATCGGCGTGGCCACGCCGCGTCCGCTGCTGGTGGTGGCTGGCGCTGGCTCGGGCAAGACCAATACGCTGGCGCACCGCGTGGCGCGCCTGATCGGGGCCGGCGCCGATCCGCAGCGCATCCTGCTGCTGACCTTTTCGCGCCGCGCCGCCGGCGAGATGAGCCAGCGCGCCAGCGGCGTCCTGCACCGTTTGCTTGGCCGTGGCGCGGCTTCCCGGGCCCAGGCGCCGGTGGCGCTGCCCTGGGCCGGCACCTTCCACAGCATCGGTGCACGCCTGCTGCGCGAATTTGCCGGGCGCATCGGGCTCGATCCGCAATTCACGATCCACGACCGGGGCGACGCCGAGGACCTGATGGGCATGGTGCGTCACGAAATCGGCCTTTCGCGCACCGAAAAACGCTTTCCCATGAAAGGCACCTGCCTGTCGATCTATTCGCGGGTGGTCAACAGCCGCGATCCGCTGGATCAGGTATTGCAAGCCTGTTTCCCGTGGTGCGCCGAATGGGAAGCCCAGCTCAAGACGCTGTTTGGCGCCTATGTCGACGCCAAGCAGGAGCAGAACGTGCTCGACTACGACGACCTGCTGCTGTTCTGGGCCGAGATGGCCGCCGACCCCGTGCTGGGGGCTGAGCTGGGCAGCTGGTTCGACCACGTCCTGGTCGACGAATACCAGGACACCAACCGCCTGCAGGCCGCGATCATCACCGGCATGAAGCCCGATGGCAGGGGTGTGATGGTGGTCGGCGACGACGCCCAGTCCATCTATGGATTTCGCGGTGCCACCGTGCGCAACATCCTCGATTTTGCGGGCCAGTTCTCGCAACCGGCGCACCTGATCACGCTCGAGCGCAATTACCGCTCGACGCAGCCGATCCTCGACGCGTCCAACGCTGTCATTGGCGCGGCGCTCGAACGCCATGCCAAGACCCTCTGGACCGACAAGGCCTCGGCCATCAAGCCGCAGCTGGTCCTGATTCCCGACGAAGCCGAGCAGGCGCGCTGGGTCTGCAGCCGTATCC
Encoded proteins:
- a CDS encoding ATP-dependent helicase, with the translated sequence MTTATAEPAIEDPFASLNPEQRAAVEHDIGVATPRPLLVVAGAGSGKTNTLAHRVARLIGAGADPQRILLLTFSRRAAGEMSQRASGVLHRLLGRGAASRAQAPVALPWAGTFHSIGARLLREFAGRIGLDPQFTIHDRGDAEDLMGMVRHEIGLSRTEKRFPMKGTCLSIYSRVVNSRDPLDQVLQACFPWCAEWEAQLKTLFGAYVDAKQEQNVLDYDDLLLFWAEMAADPVLGAELGSWFDHVLVDEYQDTNRLQAAIITGMKPDGRGVMVVGDDAQSIYGFRGATVRNILDFAGQFSQPAHLITLERNYRSTQPILDASNAVIGAALERHAKTLWTDKASAIKPQLVLIPDEAEQARWVCSRILEQREEGMPLKSQAVLFRAASHSAALELELMRRNVPFVKFGGLKFLEASHIKDVLALLRFAQNPSGRLAGFRVLQLIPGIGQATATRVLDAVGESSEVTATLAAFPVPARSSVEWQAFSALYARLRAPGLRWPQDLELVRDWYAPHLERLHDDFQVRALDLDQLVALSGGHANRESFLAEITLDPPEATSDRAGPPLLDDDYVILSTIHSSKGQEWKSVHVLNVVDGCIPSDMATGNQDDIEEERRLLYVAMTRARDNLHLIVPNRFFIKQQSNMGDRHVYATRSRFVTPVMLKHFEESAWLSADKRELRTPMPDSVRMLVRDRARSAWK